The Pirellulimonas nuda genome includes a region encoding these proteins:
- a CDS encoding response regulator transcription factor produces the protein MQILVIEDDAVLGKAIKRGLEDNHCECAWRRNGEEGLAAAMTQNADVILLDLMLPDLPGLDLLAQLRRRGVQTPVLILSALGSVDERVAGLRAGADDYLVKPFAFDELLARLHAMTRRALPLATQRYQAGPLNLDLALRRVNRDGVEIDLTPTEFSLLEFLMRHAGQVVTRKMLCEHLWEADWEGVTNVIEVHVTRLRAKIDRGFDAPLLHTVRGRGYVLRAESETSSE, from the coding sequence ATGCAGATCCTAGTCATCGAAGACGACGCCGTGCTGGGCAAGGCGATCAAGCGCGGCCTGGAAGACAACCACTGCGAGTGCGCCTGGCGCCGCAACGGCGAGGAGGGGCTGGCCGCCGCGATGACCCAGAACGCGGACGTCATCCTGCTCGACCTGATGCTCCCCGACCTGCCGGGCCTCGACCTGCTCGCCCAACTCCGACGCCGCGGCGTGCAGACGCCAGTGCTGATCCTCAGCGCGCTCGGCTCGGTCGACGAGCGCGTGGCCGGCCTCCGCGCCGGCGCCGACGACTATTTGGTCAAGCCCTTTGCGTTCGACGAGCTGCTCGCCAGGCTCCACGCGATGACGCGCCGCGCATTGCCGCTGGCGACGCAGCGTTACCAGGCCGGGCCGCTGAACCTCGACCTGGCGCTGCGCCGCGTCAACCGCGACGGTGTGGAGATCGACCTGACCCCTACCGAGTTCAGCCTGCTCGAGTTCCTCATGCGGCACGCGGGGCAGGTGGTCACCCGCAAGATGCTCTGCGAGCACCTTTGGGAGGCCGACTGGGAAGGGGTGACCAACGTGATCGAGGTGCACGTCACGCGTCTGCGGGCCAAGATCGACCGCGGGTTCGACGCCCCCCTGCTGCACACGGTGCGCGGACGAGGCTATGTGCTGAGGGCGGAGAGTGAAACGAGTAGTGAGTAG
- a CDS encoding sensor histidine kinase, whose protein sequence is MPPFHRSVRFRIAAWNALAVATIALVALIGVRQAVRWTLLHEIDQVLREDAKEVGLALSDASPDGFVAVTDALGRKAIGHQQHQWFVAFVDANKNPIWTSRDSEAHDLPLDALVGAGPHTVDDVRVLRAAAPANPYGVQQTYVGASLAPLRSDMGGIDRAVAATGLLILLASPLCGYWMAGLATRNLETLTETAARLRPTHLDERLPIRGAEDEFDRLAATINGLLDRIAEYVAEKQSFVADAAHELRTPIAAIRSSVEVALAGERSTQDYRSLLEEVIEESASLEVLVNQVLLLSEAVVSHDQPIVESTALGEVVEKAVDMFRGVAESRGVCLTLAVQDNPLVVGVKPHLRQVVNNLIDNAIKYTGEGGSVQIDLSVDPTRGLAELVVADNGLGIGPADLPRVFDRFFRADRARQRDQTHGAGLGLSICKTIVEAHHGAIRCDSRPGEGARFTVTLPLKKEA, encoded by the coding sequence TTGCCCCCCTTCCACCGCTCGGTCCGCTTCCGCATCGCCGCCTGGAACGCGCTGGCGGTTGCTACGATCGCGCTGGTGGCGCTCATCGGGGTGCGTCAGGCCGTGCGGTGGACGCTGCTGCACGAGATCGACCAGGTGCTCCGCGAAGACGCCAAGGAGGTCGGCCTCGCGCTCTCCGACGCGTCTCCCGACGGGTTCGTCGCCGTGACCGACGCGCTCGGCCGCAAAGCGATCGGCCACCAGCAGCACCAATGGTTTGTCGCCTTCGTCGACGCCAACAAGAACCCCATCTGGACCAGCCGCGATTCCGAGGCCCACGACCTCCCCCTCGACGCGCTGGTGGGCGCCGGGCCCCACACGGTAGACGACGTACGCGTGCTGCGCGCCGCTGCGCCCGCGAACCCCTACGGAGTGCAGCAGACGTATGTCGGGGCCTCGCTGGCGCCGCTGCGGTCCGACATGGGGGGCATCGACCGTGCGGTGGCGGCCACCGGGCTGCTGATCCTGTTGGCCTCTCCCCTGTGCGGCTACTGGATGGCCGGGCTGGCCACACGCAACCTCGAGACGCTCACCGAGACCGCGGCCCGGCTCCGCCCCACCCACCTCGACGAACGCCTGCCGATACGCGGCGCCGAGGACGAGTTCGACCGCCTGGCGGCGACCATCAACGGCCTGCTCGACCGCATCGCGGAGTACGTCGCGGAGAAGCAGAGCTTCGTGGCCGACGCCGCCCACGAGCTCCGCACGCCCATCGCCGCGATCCGCAGCTCGGTTGAGGTCGCCCTGGCAGGCGAGCGATCGACGCAGGACTACCGGTCGCTGCTGGAAGAAGTGATCGAGGAGTCGGCGTCGCTGGAGGTGCTGGTGAACCAGGTGCTGCTGCTCTCCGAAGCGGTGGTGTCGCACGACCAGCCGATCGTCGAATCGACCGCGTTGGGCGAGGTGGTTGAGAAGGCGGTCGATATGTTCCGCGGCGTGGCGGAGAGCCGGGGCGTGTGCCTGACGCTCGCGGTCCAGGACAACCCGCTGGTGGTCGGCGTGAAGCCCCACCTCCGGCAGGTGGTGAACAACTTGATCGACAACGCCATCAAGTACACGGGCGAAGGCGGGAGCGTGCAGATCGACCTTTCGGTCGACCCGACCCGCGGCCTCGCCGAGCTGGTGGTCGCCGACAACGGGCTGGGGATCGGCCCCGCCGACCTGCCGCGCGTGTTCGACCGCTTCTTCCGCGCGGACCGCGCCAGGCAGCGCGATCAAACCCACGGCGCCGGGCTCGGGCTGAGCATCTGCAAGACGATCGTCGAGGCGCACCACGGCGCCATCCGCTGCGACAGCCGCCCGGGCGAGGGCGCCCGCTTCACCGTGACCCTGCCGCTGAAGAAAGAGGCCTGA
- a CDS encoding alpha/beta hydrolase family protein — MRLVLLVLLLATSPSVRAQYDPLRIDPPRADQHAAPLDLSVDDQPRAREIPLRVYLPDSSDPAPLAMFSHGLGGSREMSAYLGKHWSARGYVVVFLQHPGSDDSVWKEARPLQRMAAMRQAANLENFLLRAGDVPATIDALQRWNSQSGHALAGRIDLQRIGMSGHSFGAVTTQAVSGQSPPVGKGFTDPRIKAAVVMSPSTPRGGSAAKAFADVSIPWMLLTGTKDISPIGGADLDSRLGVYPALPPGDKYELVMHNAQHSAFTERALPGEKHPRNPNHHRAILAVTTAFWDAYLKDDAQAKQWLAGDAVRGVLEADDTWKKK; from the coding sequence GTGCGACTTGTGCTGCTGGTTCTGCTATTGGCGACAAGCCCGAGCGTGCGCGCCCAGTACGACCCGCTGCGCATCGATCCGCCCCGCGCCGATCAGCACGCGGCGCCGCTGGACTTGTCGGTTGACGACCAACCCCGGGCGCGCGAGATCCCGCTGCGGGTCTACCTGCCCGACAGCAGCGACCCCGCGCCGCTGGCGATGTTCAGCCACGGCCTGGGGGGCAGCCGCGAGATGAGTGCGTACCTCGGCAAGCACTGGTCCGCCCGCGGGTACGTGGTTGTCTTCTTGCAGCACCCGGGGAGCGACGACTCCGTGTGGAAAGAGGCCCGCCCCCTGCAACGGATGGCGGCGATGCGCCAGGCAGCGAACCTCGAGAACTTCTTGCTCCGCGCGGGCGACGTTCCCGCGACCATCGACGCGCTGCAGCGGTGGAATAGCCAGTCGGGCCACGCGCTCGCCGGGCGGATCGACCTGCAACGCATCGGCATGTCCGGGCACTCGTTCGGCGCGGTCACCACACAAGCCGTGAGCGGCCAGTCGCCCCCCGTGGGCAAGGGCTTCACCGATCCGCGGATCAAGGCCGCCGTAGTGATGAGCCCCAGCACGCCGCGCGGCGGCAGCGCCGCCAAGGCCTTTGCCGACGTCTCGATCCCGTGGATGCTGCTCACGGGCACCAAGGACATCTCCCCCATCGGGGGCGCCGACCTCGACTCCCGCCTGGGCGTCTACCCGGCGCTCCCGCCGGGCGACAAGTACGAGCTCGTGATGCACAACGCCCAGCACTCCGCCTTCACCGAGCGTGCCCTGCCCGGCGAGAAGCACCCCCGGAACCCCAACCACCACCGCGCCATCCTGGCCGTCACCACCGCCTTCTGGGACGCGTACCTCAAGGACGACGCCCAGGCGAAGCAGTGGCTCGCCGGCGACGCCGTGCGGGGGGTGCTGGAAGCAGACGACACGTGGAAGAAAAAGTAG
- a CDS encoding lipid-binding SYLF domain-containing protein, producing the protein MSKPTILTHARLLLPLLACAAWAPALAHAQGQEEQTVRASMEVLNEIMAIPAQSIPQSMLDGAVAVAIVPRVIKGGFIIGARMGHGTLMVRDERGAWNAPLFITLTGGSIGWQAGVQSTDVVLVFRSRRSLQGVLTSTLTLGVDAAAAAGPVGRQASAGTDAHLNAEVYSYARSRGLFLGVSFDGSVLKVDSMANAAFYPRPAPGQPGVVPPSAVELVQLLSRYSGPTVVPEPTVAPAAQQQPVAQSPQVPAILAQQYATSESDVLRDQLSQTAPRLFGQLDPAWRGYLALPAEVFSGRTHPSVDAVKASLQHYDQVRQNPQYQALAALPAFQSTYGLLTHYLSTLGQIEAPVNLPPPPAMAAP; encoded by the coding sequence ATGAGCAAGCCGACCATTCTTACCCACGCCCGCCTATTGCTGCCGCTGCTGGCCTGCGCCGCCTGGGCGCCGGCCCTGGCCCACGCCCAGGGGCAAGAAGAGCAGACGGTGCGGGCCTCGATGGAGGTGCTGAACGAGATCATGGCGATCCCCGCACAGTCCATCCCACAGTCGATGCTCGACGGCGCGGTGGCCGTGGCGATTGTGCCGCGGGTGATCAAGGGAGGGTTCATCATCGGCGCGCGGATGGGGCACGGCACGCTGATGGTGCGCGACGAGCGCGGCGCCTGGAACGCGCCGCTGTTCATCACGCTCACCGGCGGCAGCATCGGCTGGCAGGCGGGCGTGCAGTCGACCGACGTCGTGCTGGTCTTCAGGAGCCGCAGGAGCCTGCAGGGGGTGCTCACCAGCACGCTCACGCTGGGGGTCGACGCGGCGGCCGCGGCGGGGCCGGTAGGACGGCAGGCCTCGGCGGGGACCGACGCCCACCTCAATGCAGAGGTCTATTCCTACGCACGCAGCAGGGGGCTCTTTTTGGGCGTCTCGTTCGACGGCTCGGTGCTGAAGGTAGACAGCATGGCGAACGCCGCCTTCTACCCGCGGCCTGCGCCGGGGCAGCCGGGGGTGGTTCCCCCGTCGGCGGTGGAACTGGTGCAGTTGCTCTCACGCTATAGCGGCCCGACCGTGGTCCCGGAGCCGACCGTTGCGCCCGCGGCGCAGCAGCAGCCGGTCGCCCAGTCCCCGCAGGTGCCCGCCATTTTGGCGCAGCAGTATGCGACGTCTGAATCAGACGTGCTCCGCGATCAGCTGAGCCAGACCGCTCCGCGGCTGTTTGGGCAGTTGGACCCAGCGTGGCGGGGCTACCTGGCGTTGCCGGCCGAGGTGTTCTCGGGGCGGACGCACCCGTCGGTCGACGCCGTGAAGGCGTCGCTGCAGCACTACGATCAGGTGCGGCAGAACCCGCAGTACCAGGCGCTGGCGGCGCTCCCCGCGTTCCAGTCGACCTACGGCCTGCTGACCCACTACCTCAGCACGCTCGGCCAGATCGAGGCGCCGGTCAACCTGCCCCCCCCGCCCGCAATGGCGGCGCCGTAA
- a CDS encoding carbonic anhydrase family protein: MQKWNSTLAASACLACLVASGCGQEQVRALPVSEEAVSGQAAGGQAPRVERVLTQAERDKLTPDDVLKSLTDGNKRFVAGTLTSRDHSKQVREAALGQHPKAVILSCLDSRIPVEDVFDRGIGDVFVARVAGNFENTDILGSMEFACKAAGARLVFVLGHEHCGAIKGAIDGVELGNITAMLQNIRPAVDHFKDYEGEKTSANPEFVHMVAEENVRQTIDRIRAGSPILSEMESNGDIKIIGGIYEMKTGVVELITE, translated from the coding sequence ATGCAGAAATGGAATTCGACGCTGGCGGCTTCGGCGTGCCTGGCGTGCCTTGTGGCTAGCGGGTGCGGGCAGGAGCAGGTGCGGGCCCTCCCGGTCAGCGAGGAGGCTGTCAGCGGGCAGGCCGCCGGCGGGCAGGCGCCACGGGTTGAGCGGGTGTTGACCCAGGCAGAGCGGGACAAGCTGACGCCGGACGACGTGCTCAAGTCGCTGACAGACGGCAACAAGCGGTTCGTGGCCGGCACGCTCACCAGCCGCGACCATTCCAAGCAGGTGCGCGAGGCGGCGCTCGGGCAGCACCCCAAGGCAGTGATCTTGTCGTGCCTCGACTCGCGGATCCCGGTTGAAGACGTGTTCGACCGCGGGATCGGCGACGTGTTCGTCGCCCGCGTGGCCGGCAACTTTGAGAACACCGACATCCTCGGCAGCATGGAGTTCGCCTGCAAGGCGGCGGGCGCCAGGCTGGTCTTTGTCCTGGGGCACGAGCACTGCGGCGCCATCAAGGGGGCGATCGACGGGGTCGAGCTGGGGAACATCACCGCGATGCTGCAGAACATCCGCCCGGCCGTCGACCACTTCAAGGACTACGAAGGCGAGAAGACGAGCGCCAACCCGGAGTTCGTGCACATGGTGGCCGAAGAGAACGTCCGCCAGACGATCGACCGCATCCGAGCGGGCAGCCCGATCTTGAGCGAGATGGAATCCAACGGCGACATCAAGATCATCGGGGGCATCTACGAGATGAAGACGGGGGTGGTCGAGCTGATCACCGAGTGA